In a single window of the Pseudodesulfovibrio profundus genome:
- a CDS encoding IS1595 family transposase, translating into MRKSRLSKDKQLRLIEHFVAGTTARCAADLVGVNVKTAAYYFHRLREIIAVEESCEGMDFGEFEVDESYFGGKRKGKRGRGAAGKVPVFGILKRGGKVYTQVIPDAKGKTLLPIIQERIQPDSVVYSDCWYGYNVLDVSAFKHFRINHSKLFADSHNHINGIENFWNQAKRHMRKFNGIPTKHFSLFLKECEWRFNNSNPRSQFKQLKQWVRRHMG; encoded by the coding sequence ATGCGAAAAAGTCGTTTGAGCAAGGACAAGCAGCTTCGTTTAATCGAACATTTTGTGGCTGGCACGACAGCTCGTTGCGCTGCCGATCTGGTTGGTGTGAACGTCAAAACAGCCGCCTATTACTTTCACCGGCTCCGGGAAATCATAGCGGTAGAAGAGTCCTGTGAAGGGATGGATTTTGGCGAATTTGAGGTCGATGAGAGCTACTTCGGTGGCAAGCGAAAGGGCAAAAGAGGACGTGGGGCGGCTGGTAAGGTTCCTGTTTTTGGAATCCTTAAAAGGGGCGGGAAGGTCTATACACAGGTGATTCCTGATGCGAAAGGTAAAACCTTGCTTCCCATTATTCAGGAAAGAATCCAGCCAGACAGTGTGGTTTACTCGGACTGCTGGTATGGCTACAATGTCCTTGATGTGTCAGCGTTCAAACACTTCCGAATCAACCACTCGAAGCTGTTTGCAGATAGCCACAACCACATCAATGGAATCGAGAATTTTTGGAACCAGGCCAAACGCCATATGAGGAAATTCAACGGCATTCCAACCAAGCATTTTTCTCTGTTTTTAAAGGAATGCGAGTGGCGTTTTAATAACAGCAATCCGCGAAGCCAGTTTAAACAACTGAAACAGTGGGTTAGAAGACATATGGGCTAG
- a CDS encoding ATP-binding protein: MDWTDQNENVESVGVLRIPEYLYGREKAIESMFAFFEKISLGERGVILVPGVSGVGKTSLVRQLQGRIRKKNGFFCQGKFNQYQKNVPYYAIQQALGELWQSISDDSETERTYWREEIIKAAGGFGQLLIDMNPELEALIGPQPDVEIISPHEARHRFINVVHRVLKLFCAPDHPLVFFIDDWQWADVASLELLRQLCNQGDLRYFLVIASYRDNEVDENHPFTATVRDISQGNTFILTQEVLPLGMREVRMFIRDALKPEVEHLEELTRIVFTRTQGNPFFVHAFLPFINDRKLLRFDASRSIWVWRDNMQAANVLPETVEELFAMRFRQRNPLQQNILSHAACIGNRFSLKSLAYVCDITTEECHRQLQFDLKKGFIVHLDQEGETAFDTKTPPAVLRFAHDRIQQAAYGLIPVSDLPIIKLNIARKLLSKLPKGRLAESLFEIVDNYNSALELIDDFAEKVLVVELNLEAANKAISATAYQAALVFHRAAGSFFSEEETSNRIWDEHHELAFALHLGWSGSEFLEGDQKRSESLLATAVAFSRSPLEKAESQRILIVNHTLLARYDEAIAAAREGLDVLGISLPDDDFTTNRDYQIDKVKQRFFEHPYEFYSRMPVMDNPEMRKATQLLITMGPPCYRYHQRLWSVLVPMTVDLILRYGNMPQVGYSHTALAGLLIWVDNDFATARKFMDTATDIMRDMFDSPLDQSVFYLMIGSSARHWFSHMVECSRDYSDAYEIGLRYGNLQYAAYAFGHNM; this comes from the coding sequence GTGGATTGGACCGATCAAAATGAAAATGTTGAATCTGTCGGCGTATTGCGGATTCCAGAGTATTTGTATGGTCGTGAGAAGGCCATTGAATCCATGTTCGCGTTTTTCGAGAAAATCAGTCTTGGAGAACGTGGTGTTATCCTGGTTCCCGGTGTTTCCGGCGTAGGGAAAACGTCCCTAGTGCGGCAGCTTCAAGGGCGAATCAGGAAAAAAAACGGGTTCTTCTGCCAAGGCAAATTCAATCAGTACCAAAAAAATGTTCCCTATTATGCCATTCAACAAGCCCTGGGTGAGCTGTGGCAATCCATAAGCGACGACAGCGAAACGGAAAGAACCTATTGGCGTGAAGAGATCATCAAGGCCGCTGGCGGATTCGGGCAATTGTTGATCGATATGAATCCTGAACTGGAAGCGTTGATCGGTCCGCAGCCGGACGTTGAGATAATCAGCCCCCATGAAGCACGGCATCGGTTCATCAATGTTGTGCATAGAGTCCTGAAGCTGTTTTGCGCTCCGGATCACCCGCTTGTTTTTTTTATTGACGATTGGCAGTGGGCCGATGTTGCATCTCTGGAACTGTTGCGCCAACTCTGCAATCAGGGGGACCTGCGATATTTTTTGGTCATCGCTTCGTATCGAGATAATGAGGTGGATGAGAATCATCCGTTTACTGCAACAGTCAGGGATATAAGTCAGGGAAACACCTTTATCCTTACGCAAGAGGTACTCCCTTTGGGAATGCGTGAGGTTCGGATGTTCATACGGGATGCACTGAAACCCGAAGTGGAACATCTGGAAGAGCTGACAAGGATCGTTTTCACGCGCACTCAGGGAAATCCGTTCTTTGTTCATGCCTTCTTGCCATTCATCAATGACAGAAAGCTGCTCCGCTTCGATGCGTCACGCTCCATCTGGGTATGGCGGGACAACATGCAGGCCGCGAATGTACTCCCTGAAACAGTTGAGGAGTTATTCGCCATGCGGTTTCGGCAACGAAATCCGTTGCAACAGAACATCCTTTCCCATGCAGCCTGTATCGGCAATAGGTTCAGCCTGAAAAGCCTGGCGTATGTCTGCGATATAACGACGGAAGAGTGCCACAGACAATTGCAGTTTGATCTGAAGAAAGGTTTTATCGTTCATCTTGATCAGGAAGGGGAGACAGCGTTTGACACGAAGACGCCACCGGCTGTGCTTCGTTTTGCCCATGACCGTATTCAGCAGGCCGCCTATGGATTGATTCCTGTTTCAGATTTGCCAATCATCAAGTTGAATATTGCCCGTAAGCTTTTGAGCAAACTCCCAAAGGGGCGTTTGGCAGAGTCCTTGTTCGAAATAGTGGATAATTACAATTCCGCTTTGGAACTTATTGATGATTTTGCCGAAAAAGTACTTGTTGTGGAGTTGAACCTCGAAGCGGCAAATAAGGCCATTTCCGCCACGGCATATCAGGCGGCATTGGTATTTCACAGGGCCGCAGGATCATTTTTCTCCGAAGAGGAGACTTCCAACCGCATATGGGACGAACATCACGAATTGGCTTTTGCCTTACACCTCGGATGGTCGGGGAGCGAATTCCTGGAAGGGGATCAGAAACGATCCGAATCACTGCTTGCCACTGCGGTTGCCTTCTCTCGCAGTCCTCTTGAAAAAGCCGAGTCCCAACGTATTCTCATCGTCAATCACACGCTCCTGGCCCGCTACGATGAAGCCATTGCCGCTGCCCGCGAAGGGCTTGACGTGCTTGGGATTTCCTTGCCGGATGACGATTTTACAACCAACAGGGACTATCAGATAGACAAGGTGAAGCAGCGGTTTTTCGAGCATCCCTACGAGTTCTACAGCCGAATGCCGGTCATGGACAATCCGGAGATGCGCAAGGCCACGCAACTGCTGATCACGATGGGGCCTCCCTGCTATCGGTATCACCAGCGGCTCTGGTCGGTGCTGGTGCCCATGACCGTTGATCTCATATTGCGTTACGGCAACATGCCACAGGTTGGATACAGTCATACCGCTTTGGCCGGCTTGCTCATTTGGGTGGACAATGATTTTGCCACAGCCAGAAAGTTTATGGATACGGCCACGGACATCATGCGCGACATGTTTGATTCGCCTTTGGATCAAAGTGTTTTTTACTTGATGATCGGCAGTTCCGCGCGCCACTGGTTTTCCCATATGGTTGAATGCAGCCGAGACTATTCCGATGCATATGAGATCGGGCTGCGGTACGGTAATTTGCAATACGCGGCCTACGCATTCGGTCATAATATGTAG
- a CDS encoding IS5 family transposase: protein MLLFLHPKEEGMAIRQKGPRLGDYFLGHRRTKTTFLDEINELIDWQPINAFLCKKIRRKANAVGNPAYPPLAMFKILLLQRWYNLSDPGVEQALLDRLSFVRFTGFSIEDDVPDETTICRFRNGLIRLKVLDSLLDMLNRQLEGQGLLVREGAVVDASVVESQRRPRKVIDVMPEDRSEDAEEQDGPVDCRVSYSDDEEAAWLRKRNRAYYGYKLHAATDSRDGFLLCGHITPANHSDTGEFERLVNGVGLDPGARVYADKGYCSGKNRDILFDRDLEDGTMDKTPRGGRLTDFEKTRNRDISSIRQIVERAFGTLKRGYAFFRSRYVGREKVEGEFHILAMAFNLKKAVRLARA, encoded by the coding sequence ATGCTATTATTTCTCCATCCAAAGGAGGAAGGCATGGCTATTCGGCAGAAAGGACCTCGGTTGGGTGATTACTTCCTGGGGCACCGCAGAACCAAGACCACATTTCTGGATGAGATCAACGAACTCATCGACTGGCAGCCCATCAACGCCTTTCTGTGCAAGAAGATCAGGCGCAAGGCCAACGCCGTGGGCAATCCCGCCTATCCGCCTCTGGCGATGTTCAAGATTCTGCTCTTGCAGCGTTGGTACAACCTGAGTGATCCGGGCGTGGAGCAGGCGCTGCTCGACCGGCTCTCCTTTGTCAGATTTACCGGTTTTTCCATCGAGGACGACGTGCCGGACGAGACCACCATATGCCGTTTCCGTAACGGTTTGATCCGCCTGAAGGTGCTGGACTCCTTGCTCGACATGCTTAACCGCCAGCTTGAAGGACAAGGGCTTCTTGTCCGTGAGGGAGCCGTGGTGGACGCCTCGGTAGTCGAGTCGCAGCGGCGGCCGCGCAAGGTTATCGACGTGATGCCTGAGGACCGTTCCGAGGACGCCGAAGAACAGGATGGGCCGGTGGACTGCCGGGTCAGCTATTCGGATGACGAGGAGGCGGCCTGGCTCCGCAAGAGAAATCGGGCCTATTACGGCTACAAGCTCCATGCCGCGACGGACAGTCGAGACGGGTTTCTGCTCTGTGGTCACATCACTCCCGCGAACCATTCGGACACGGGCGAATTCGAGCGGCTCGTGAATGGCGTCGGCCTTGATCCCGGCGCACGGGTTTATGCGGACAAGGGCTATTGCAGCGGGAAGAACCGGGACATTCTGTTTGATCGCGATTTGGAGGACGGAACCATGGACAAGACGCCTCGTGGCGGCAGGCTGACAGACTTCGAAAAGACCCGCAACCGTGACATCAGCAGCATTCGGCAAATAGTCGAGCGGGCCTTCGGCACACTCAAACGTGGCTACGCATTCTTTCGGTCCCGATACGTGGGTCGTGAGAAGGTGGAGGGAGAGTTCCACATCCTCGCCATGGCGTTCAATTTGAAAAAAGCTGTTCGACTGGCGCGAGCCTGA
- a CDS encoding double-cubane-cluster-containing anaerobic reductase — MEATTHRAMWEKLDLDLEAHDALLEVLGKFYGDIYLSQNNRLQGAEYLDFVLSEVHGLRIQEIQDAKANGRKVIGSFCVFVPEEITLAADAIHVGLCAGADAGTELAEQLVPRNTCALIKSFIGFKMAKLCPFIESSDMIIGETTCDGKKKAYEAFNEIAPTYVMEVPQTKSPAARDLWKSEVKRYLSEVESLTGQTITAEKLKKGIRIANDKRRALQRLTALRAASPAPISGRDGLLINQISFYDDPIRFTAKVNELCDELEERISAKEGVAPTNTPRLMLSGCPMAVPNWKLPYVVEGSGAVIVGEESCIGTRNSRDLVDESAETLDDMIDAIADRYMKIDCACFTPNEERLDNVTNLAKKLNADGVIHYSLLFCQPYSHESMKINNVLQEAGIPMLSIETDYSMEDVEQLKTRVEAFVETLA; from the coding sequence ATGGAAGCGACGACACACCGTGCCATGTGGGAAAAACTCGACCTGGATCTGGAAGCGCATGACGCGCTGCTTGAAGTACTTGGAAAGTTCTACGGCGACATCTACCTCTCCCAGAACAACCGGTTGCAAGGAGCTGAGTATCTGGACTTCGTCCTCTCCGAAGTGCATGGACTCCGCATCCAGGAAATACAGGATGCCAAAGCCAATGGCCGCAAGGTCATCGGTTCATTCTGTGTTTTCGTTCCCGAAGAGATCACACTGGCAGCCGACGCCATCCACGTTGGTCTCTGCGCCGGTGCCGATGCAGGAACCGAACTGGCGGAACAGTTGGTCCCCCGCAATACCTGCGCACTGATCAAGTCCTTCATCGGATTCAAGATGGCCAAACTCTGTCCGTTCATTGAATCAAGCGACATGATCATCGGAGAAACGACCTGCGACGGTAAAAAGAAGGCGTACGAAGCATTCAATGAGATCGCCCCGACCTACGTCATGGAAGTGCCGCAGACCAAATCCCCCGCAGCACGGGATTTGTGGAAATCCGAAGTTAAACGGTACCTGTCGGAAGTGGAGTCGCTCACAGGCCAAACCATCACGGCAGAAAAGCTCAAAAAGGGAATCCGGATCGCCAACGACAAACGCCGCGCCCTGCAACGACTGACAGCTCTGCGCGCTGCATCGCCTGCACCGATCTCCGGCCGGGACGGTCTCCTCATCAATCAAATCAGTTTTTACGACGATCCCATCCGGTTCACCGCAAAAGTCAATGAACTCTGTGACGAACTGGAAGAACGCATTTCCGCAAAAGAAGGCGTTGCTCCGACCAACACCCCTCGACTGATGCTTTCCGGTTGCCCCATGGCAGTCCCCAACTGGAAGCTTCCCTACGTTGTCGAAGGCTCAGGCGCTGTCATCGTCGGTGAAGAATCCTGCATCGGCACACGCAACAGCCGCGACCTCGTGGACGAATCCGCCGAAACCCTCGATGATATGATCGACGCCATTGCTGACCGGTACATGAAAATCGACTGTGCCTGTTTCACCCCCAACGAGGAACGGCTGGATAACGTCACCAATCTTGCCAAAAAACTCAACGCAGACGGCGTCATCCACTATAGCCTCCTTTTCTGTCAGCCCTACTCCCATGAATCCATGAAGATCAACAATGTGCTTCAGGAAGCGGGCATCCCCATGCTTTCCATCGAAACCGACTACTCCATGGAGGATGTCGAGCAACTCAAAACCCGTGTGGAAGCATTTGTGGAGACACTTGCATGA
- a CDS encoding nickel-dependent hydrogenase large subunit, producing MSQNTATSTGKRLIVDPVTRIEGHLKVEVELENDRVKNAWVSTQLFRGIEQILKGRPPEDAPLFTQRACGVCTNTHALTSIRAIEDALNLKAPPLAELIRHLILSALIIHDHLVHFYHLHGLDWIDMAAAISADPSKAGTIVGNTSNRGSNPADLYIIQKRLKDFVENGQLGILENAYFLGGNKAYRLSPEENLIMAAHYFEGLRIQLELGRAMALFAGKNPHAQTMVVGGVTCYDSLRPEVIEHFRAIWKKTLEFVENAMMPDILLMTQRYPEALSYGKTKNFFAFNEFLDPESGKDPYFSSGVLWGNSLSDVEKLKMDEIDEHVSRSWYEGDSVLKPYDGETKPKYTSYDDKEKYSWSKAPRYKTEPMETGPLARRAIAYARKEKETRTMFDDFFKQSGMKPDQLFSTMGRTISRVIETTMLTRRMEGWIDATAERISAGDDDIYKKWKMVDSAKGVGTCAVTRGALSHWIRIENGKIENFQMVVPSTWNLGPRCAEGKLSPAEQSLIGCPCPDLDRPIEILRTIHSFDPCIACSVHLVDQRSGSTKKFKVL from the coding sequence ATGAGTCAGAATACAGCCACAAGCACCGGCAAGCGGTTGATCGTAGACCCGGTGACGCGAATCGAAGGCCACCTCAAAGTGGAGGTTGAGCTGGAGAACGACCGCGTTAAAAACGCCTGGGTCAGCACGCAGCTGTTCCGAGGCATCGAACAGATACTCAAAGGCAGACCACCCGAAGACGCCCCGCTGTTTACCCAACGTGCGTGCGGCGTCTGCACCAATACACACGCCCTGACCAGCATCCGCGCCATCGAGGATGCGCTCAACCTCAAGGCCCCGCCTCTGGCGGAATTGATTCGTCATCTTATCCTTTCGGCCCTGATTATTCATGACCATCTCGTACACTTCTATCACCTGCACGGGCTGGACTGGATAGACATGGCCGCCGCCATATCCGCCGATCCTTCCAAAGCTGGAACGATTGTCGGAAACACCAGCAACAGGGGAAGCAACCCGGCCGACCTGTACATTATCCAGAAGCGCCTCAAGGACTTTGTGGAGAATGGACAGCTCGGCATTCTGGAAAACGCCTACTTCCTCGGCGGCAACAAGGCGTATCGCCTGTCCCCGGAAGAAAATCTGATCATGGCAGCCCATTACTTTGAAGGGCTGCGCATTCAGCTTGAGCTGGGACGCGCCATGGCCCTGTTCGCCGGCAAGAACCCCCATGCCCAGACCATGGTCGTGGGTGGCGTGACCTGCTACGACAGCCTGCGACCGGAGGTGATCGAGCACTTCCGCGCCATCTGGAAGAAGACACTGGAGTTTGTCGAAAACGCCATGATGCCGGATATCCTGCTCATGACCCAGCGCTACCCTGAGGCTCTCAGTTACGGAAAGACCAAGAACTTCTTTGCATTCAACGAATTCCTCGACCCGGAATCCGGCAAAGATCCCTACTTCAGCTCCGGCGTGTTGTGGGGGAATTCACTCAGCGATGTTGAAAAGCTCAAGATGGATGAGATCGACGAGCACGTCTCCCGCAGTTGGTATGAAGGGGACTCGGTCCTCAAACCATACGACGGCGAGACCAAACCTAAATATACCAGCTACGATGACAAGGAAAAGTACTCCTGGTCCAAAGCGCCACGGTACAAGACCGAACCAATGGAGACCGGCCCGCTGGCACGACGCGCTATCGCCTACGCCAGAAAGGAAAAGGAAACCCGCACTATGTTCGACGACTTCTTCAAACAGTCGGGCATGAAACCGGACCAGCTCTTCTCCACCATGGGGCGCACCATCTCCCGCGTCATCGAAACCACCATGCTCACCCGCCGCATGGAAGGATGGATTGATGCAACGGCCGAACGGATCAGTGCCGGTGACGACGACATCTACAAGAAGTGGAAGATGGTGGATTCCGCCAAGGGCGTGGGTACCTGTGCGGTCACCCGCGGCGCTCTCTCCCACTGGATTCGAATTGAAAACGGTAAGATCGAGAACTTCCAGATGGTGGTGCCGTCAACATGGAACCTCGGCCCCCGCTGTGCCGAAGGCAAACTCAGCCCGGCTGAACAATCGCTTATCGGTTGCCCTTGTCCTGATCTGGATCGTCCGATCGAGATTCTGCGAACCATTCACTCATTCGACCCGTGCATCGCCTGTTCGGTTCACCTCGTGGATCAACGTTCTGGATCAACCAAGAAGTTCAAAGTGCTATAG
- a CDS encoding acyl-CoA dehydratase activase, producing MIVGIDIGSRSMEAVVIVDGAIQESRQLPTTFDPMSQCVKLLDGLRPSSLVGTGYGRNLIHRLNMDCEVTSITEIKAHALGAIHLFPEVRTILDIGGQDTKAISVNSGRVMKFEMNDRCAAGTGKFLEYTAGVFQIPIEEFGEYASRGSEPPEISSICTVFAETEATSLMARGEKPESIALGLHKAIIKRTLTMLNRVGLNYPLVFTGGVAHNPCIRQLLVQSLDTAHASDILFPEQPDMTGALGAALSAIQ from the coding sequence ATGATCGTCGGAATCGACATTGGGTCGCGCTCCATGGAAGCGGTAGTCATCGTTGACGGAGCCATTCAGGAGTCCCGGCAATTGCCGACGACATTTGACCCCATGTCACAATGTGTAAAACTGTTGGATGGGTTGCGACCTTCCTCCTTGGTCGGGACCGGTTATGGTCGCAACCTCATCCATCGTTTGAATATGGATTGTGAAGTCACATCCATCACGGAAATCAAGGCGCACGCCCTCGGCGCCATCCACCTTTTCCCCGAGGTGCGGACGATTCTGGATATCGGCGGGCAGGACACCAAAGCCATCTCGGTAAATTCCGGCAGGGTCATGAAGTTTGAGATGAACGATCGCTGCGCCGCCGGGACCGGGAAGTTTCTGGAATACACGGCCGGGGTCTTCCAGATTCCCATCGAAGAGTTCGGGGAATACGCCTCCCGTGGCAGCGAACCACCTGAAATCAGTTCCATATGCACGGTTTTCGCGGAAACGGAAGCGACCTCGCTCATGGCCCGTGGAGAAAAGCCGGAAAGCATCGCCCTTGGCCTGCACAAGGCGATCATCAAGCGGACCCTCACCATGCTGAACCGTGTGGGGCTGAACTACCCGCTGGTTTTCACCGGCGGTGTGGCCCATAATCCCTGCATCCGTCAGTTGCTGGTCCAGTCGCTTGATACAGCGCACGCCTCAGACATCCTTTTCCCAGAACAACCCGACATGACCGGGGCCCTCGGCGCAGCACTCAGCGCAATACAATAG
- a CDS encoding PAS domain S-box protein, whose protein sequence is MYCGFYQGMPLLGLLDETEKSLDFSRSRHNQWAVDLLEGGIRVMRLLNDPDFNSVATFDHEQRYLDRVEKNGNIQVTCIYNVIRSFQLVVMNDWEQALIYSDRANELIYTVGTQGLLPWPEHLLIRGLILAVLHNDASSEQQALWSRELQVIRERMRVWAANCPENYRFKSHLLEAELARMDNRSDDVVYHFEMAISTAAGGGFLQWEGVANERAARYWEGEKVGQVAQPYWQQAYSCYENWDAQAKLSAMETHIWETLQGVLFKGGDCDADSDRGVVCRALFDKQLAFLRSKEMQVEEFAKRRSAERQAEELAKATERLREEVARRRETEKYLRESEERFRLTFDNSPIGAALVARDLSFIRANEAMCELLGYSEEELKGLPFTDVVHPDDVEANAQVFERIINLEDESLTVEKRYVTNEGDTVWAKLSVSAILDEDGDAEYCLPMLEDITERRRAEENLISAKEDALNANKAKSQFLANMSHEIRTPINGIMGMLQLMQTTNLNNEQNGYTETAIESCQRLTQLLSDILDLSRVEAGHLEITNASFDLKQTLDIVAKLFEPVMRQQGINFDVHIDADLPEHVLGDALRLQQVLSNLVGNAVKFTDSGTIKLESWVVGPRDTQERRILFHVADSGIGIPDDKQEMLFEAFVQGETSYTRRYQGAGLGLAISKELIELMGGTLAMSSTEGEGTEFYVSIPYTVATVERAESVVNDSTQEEKPVNVLLAEDDRVSNKAVTRLLEKRGHVVCSVDNGGSVLSALAEQDFDLILMDIQMPVMDGLETTTAIRRGDAGETKKNIPIIALTAYAMGGDKERFLDSGMDGYISKPVETDALHNLILEYSGESQDSKST, encoded by the coding sequence ATGTATTGTGGTTTCTATCAGGGAATGCCGCTTCTTGGTCTGTTGGATGAAACAGAGAAATCGCTGGATTTCAGTCGGTCGCGCCACAATCAGTGGGCTGTCGATCTGCTGGAGGGCGGTATCCGTGTCATGCGACTGCTCAATGATCCCGATTTTAACAGCGTGGCAACCTTTGATCATGAGCAGCGATATCTGGATCGGGTCGAAAAAAACGGCAATATCCAGGTTACCTGCATTTACAATGTGATTCGGTCATTCCAGCTTGTTGTCATGAACGATTGGGAACAGGCCCTGATCTATTCCGATCGGGCAAACGAGTTGATCTACACAGTGGGTACGCAGGGGTTGCTGCCGTGGCCCGAACATTTGTTGATACGGGGGTTGATCCTCGCAGTATTGCACAACGACGCCAGCAGTGAGCAACAGGCTCTCTGGAGCCGGGAGTTGCAGGTCATTCGCGAACGGATGCGTGTGTGGGCTGCGAATTGCCCGGAGAACTACCGTTTCAAGTCGCATTTGCTGGAAGCGGAACTGGCTCGAATGGACAACCGAAGCGATGATGTCGTTTACCATTTCGAGATGGCCATCTCTACCGCGGCCGGTGGTGGATTCCTTCAATGGGAGGGCGTTGCCAACGAACGTGCGGCCCGTTACTGGGAAGGAGAAAAGGTGGGCCAGGTGGCTCAACCTTACTGGCAACAGGCTTATAGTTGCTACGAGAACTGGGATGCCCAAGCCAAGCTCTCGGCCATGGAAACCCACATATGGGAAACGCTACAGGGCGTGTTGTTCAAGGGCGGGGATTGCGATGCAGACAGTGATCGGGGCGTCGTCTGCCGTGCCTTGTTTGATAAGCAGCTTGCTTTCCTTCGTTCAAAGGAAATGCAGGTTGAAGAGTTCGCCAAGCGGCGCAGCGCTGAACGACAGGCCGAAGAATTGGCAAAGGCCACCGAGCGCCTTCGTGAAGAAGTGGCCCGCCGCAGGGAAACAGAGAAGTATCTCCGTGAAAGCGAGGAACGCTTCCGGTTGACCTTTGATAATTCCCCCATCGGTGCGGCCCTTGTTGCACGGGACCTGTCTTTTATTCGGGCCAATGAAGCCATGTGCGAATTGCTCGGATACAGCGAAGAAGAATTGAAGGGGCTGCCCTTTACCGATGTGGTCCACCCTGATGATGTGGAAGCGAATGCGCAGGTGTTTGAGCGGATTATCAATCTGGAAGACGAGTCGCTGACCGTGGAGAAGCGGTATGTGACCAATGAAGGTGACACGGTCTGGGCCAAGCTCTCGGTCAGTGCGATACTGGATGAGGATGGCGATGCGGAGTACTGCCTCCCCATGCTGGAAGATATCACCGAACGCCGCAGGGCTGAGGAAAACCTCATTTCCGCCAAGGAAGATGCCTTGAACGCCAACAAGGCCAAATCGCAGTTCCTTGCCAACATGAGCCATGAGATCAGAACGCCGATCAACGGCATCATGGGTATGTTGCAGCTCATGCAGACAACAAATCTCAATAACGAGCAAAACGGCTATACTGAGACTGCCATTGAATCGTGCCAGCGGCTGACACAACTTCTTTCCGATATTCTGGATCTCTCCAGAGTGGAGGCCGGACATCTGGAAATAACCAATGCTTCCTTCGACTTGAAGCAGACATTGGATATCGTGGCCAAACTGTTTGAGCCGGTCATGCGGCAGCAGGGCATCAACTTTGATGTCCATATTGATGCCGACCTCCCCGAGCATGTATTGGGCGATGCCCTTCGGCTGCAACAGGTCTTGAGCAACCTCGTGGGTAATGCCGTTAAATTTACGGATTCAGGTACTATCAAGTTGGAATCCTGGGTTGTCGGCCCGAGGGATACGCAGGAAAGAAGAATCCTGTTCCATGTGGCCGATAGTGGTATTGGCATACCGGATGACAAGCAGGAGATGTTGTTCGAGGCGTTCGTGCAGGGGGAAACATCGTATACCCGTCGATATCAGGGCGCCGGACTGGGATTGGCCATTTCCAAGGAACTGATAGAATTGATGGGTGGAACCCTTGCCATGTCGAGCACGGAAGGCGAGGGAACCGAATTTTATGTTTCCATTCCCTACACGGTCGCGACGGTGGAGCGGGCCGAGAGTGTAGTGAACGACAGCACGCAGGAGGAGAAGCCGGTCAATGTGCTGCTCGCCGAAGATGATCGGGTCAGCAACAAGGCGGTTACGCGATTACTTGAAAAGCGTGGTCATGTTGTTTGTTCGGTGGATAATGGCGGCTCTGTTCTTTCGGCTCTGGCGGAACAGGACTTCGACCTGATCCTGATGGATATCCAGATGCCGGTCATGGATGGTCTGGAAACGACCACGGCCATCCGGCGAGGCGATGCGGGTGAAACCAAAAAGAATATCCCCATCATTGCACTGACGGCGTACGCCATGGGCGGCGACAAGGAGCGTTTCCTTGATAGCGGAATGGATGGCTACATCTCCAAACCCGTGGAAACCGATGCGCTCCACAATCTGATCCTCGAATATTCAGGAGAAAGCCAGGACAGCAAATCCACATAG